The sequence ctattgtaaagtcatgcagtgtgaaacctgtcgccgatccatcgtgcagtttgaacagcagcgactgaatgctggccaagatggtcatgcagtgtgaaaagaacagtgacccgactactttgaaaatcgtgcagtctgaactctgcTTTAGTGTGAGCTCACCAACTTCAAACTTGAAGTGGCAATATATCTGTATGAGTGTTGGTATTGTTACAGAGCAGTATTTGTGAGGTCACTCTGACTAAATTAGGGTCGTCTTTTCATCTGTATAATTTGAGATGTGCTTCTGCCTATCAGCCCATGTGGACATTTCAGCTTATTTCTTAATCAGAATCAgtcaacctgaagtaatgacaGTGTGTTCAATGTGTACGCAGGATGGCCTATGAACTCCTTGGGAGTGTTGAAGCAGACTACTGAAACTACTCTACAGGAAGATTCTCGTCGATATTTTTAAACCTTGGCTCCGGGTTTGTATTCATCATCTGGTCTCTAACTGTAAATTCCACTACACATCAATACCATATATTACCAGGAAGACCTTGTGCAGTAGCCACAGCTTTATTCAGAGTTGCAACAGAGGGGACAGACATACAGCAAATCAAGACACAGAACAGCAAAAGGATAGTCATTAGACCATAACTTTTCTTGTATAGATACAAGAAATACAGTCTCACTCTAGTTTCTTGACCGCCTTCCTCTTAAGTTTCTTTTGTTGGAGCAGAAGGTCAACATACAGACAGTGATCCACAACACTTGAAGCACAGAGAAGACCACCATGCAGAGCACCAGAGTAGCCACCAGAAAAGATATCTTGTCCTGTCAGGGGGAGGGAAGAGATACATGTATACACATTTTAGTTTTATATAGAGTATACAGCCAGTCATATGCACTCAAGTAGGCAAAATAGCTACCCGAAGAAACCACTTTTAAACAAAGTTATACGGATTATTACCTGACAGGTAGAGGTTCTTGACGGGAGTGTTGCACCTGATCTTGGCAATGTTCAGAGGTACAAATCTCTCCAGACTGTGTTCTGCAGACAGCATGGACCCATATGTGGCCCCCAGCCCATGCATGTTGATGGGACTGACTGCATGCAACATCACCAACTACAAAAGTTGGGAAACAGATCAGTAAAGGTACATTTGTCACTTTAGTTAATCAAGCAGCACTCATAGGACAGGACAAAAAGTTACCTTCTCTTTCAGCTTGGGAAAGTGGACACAAGCCCAGTCAAAGAGATGATTAGCAAATCTCATCTTGTATCTTTCATATTCTTCATCACTTTCAGTCTCACTGAGATTGTTCCACTGTCCAAACCACTTTGGATTGACCATAGTATGGATCACCATCCGTGACTGCCCTAAAACAAAACCAATAATAAAGTGACACTATAGTTGGTTTACTTTGATGGTCCTGGGTGTACAAAACACAGAAGAAATTAACCTGGGAAACGAGTGCATGAGGTGGGATCCTTTGCAGAGGGGAAGGAAAGGTACATCATGGGGATGCGGTCAGGTGCGTCCCCCTTGTCGGAGTCGAAGTACTCCTCCATGCTAAATAAGAAAGTCAATTGTTAGAGTTAATGGAGTGTATAAAGATGAACTTAACATACTGAAGAAAGTGATTGGACTGAATGCCTACACTTCATCCATGTTGTTGCTCTTATAGAGACGCATgttggttgaggagattcccagTTCTTCCCTAGTGGCATTAAAGCCTGCAAACACCTGGAAAAAGCCTTTGCCTGGCTTTAGAATATGAACATAATCCTGAATCTCTGCAAAAAGCAGAAAACGCTTATTAAaacatggggggggggggggggttggggTTAATTAAGTACATTAGACCACTTGAAGACATGTTACTTCGATTTGCTTGGATCTCTGGAGTCAGAAGCTTCTTGAAGGTGGTGAACATGCCAGCATTTGAAATGATCACAGGAGCCCAGATTTCAACATCTTTACCTCCAGCCTTCACAGCCACTCCTAAGCAAAGAGACAGTCCTTGTTTGTGTCATGCATCTGAAAGTAACTGGAGCCAAATATATAGTGGGTGCTACCACTTTTGTTAGGCCATTTTCAGTACAAATAAGCTTACTGCCAAAAGAGCAAGACAAAACATTGCAACACGACCCTAGTTCACAACTCACCACATGCACTTTGTTTTCCATCAACTAAAATTTTGGACACAGGAGCATTGACCAGGACTCTTCCTCCATGCTTCTCCAAAACCTGAATGATGTGGTATGGTATCTCACTAGCGCCACCCTTAGGATAATACACACCACGTTTGGAGTGGTGCAGGAAAAGGGCATCAATCATGAGGCTGGAGTTTTTGGGTGGGACACCTTGAAGGTAGAGTTAATTCTATTTAATctcaaatgcattaaaaagGTAAAATAAGTTGGGAACACAAACGTTTACCATAAAATATTTGAGAAAATACAGTGAGGAGGTCCTGGTTGCTGGTAAAAGTCTTGACCATGTCTGTTGTACTGGTGCGGGAGTATCTGAAAACTGGGGAGATCAAGTCAGCGATTCCACTCCACAATATGAAGCGAGCAAACCAGAGTGGGACCATCTTCAGCATACACAGCAGATGGATCTTCTTGGAACAGATCTATAAGGAAAAGACAATTCGTAACAAACCATACTCTAATGCCTGATAAGAAACTTCAGAGCCATCAGCTAAATACCTTCATGATTTTGAAGAACTCCTCTACTGCTTTAGTATCACTGGGAAACTGCTTCTTCAGATGAGCCTCCATCTGTTTCTTGCCACTGTAAATAGTGTATTCTTTACATTGAGTTCCTTTACCAATAACTACAGTGTCCACATGGGAACCCTGCTCAGCAAAATCCACCTGGCCATCAGTGATCAGATCCAATACAACTTTCAGGAAGCCATTCTCATGAAGTTGTCCAACATAATGGAAGCCTTTGACAAATGTACATTGTGTAAATAATAGAAGATATTCAACATTTGTTCACTTATGCAACTCCATGAACATCACTGAGGTTCTTACCACAGTCAAACTCAAAGCCTTTCTCAGTGAAGGTCTTACACAGGCCTCCTGCCTGCTTGTCTTGCTCCAACACCAGGACTTTCTTTCCTAGTTTGGCTAAAGTTGCTGCTGCAGTCAAACCACCGATACCACTGCCAATCACAATGACATCCAAGTTTCTGGGTACTTCAAATTCATCAAATTCTGTAGGTCGAGAAATTTTATTGGTTAACAATGGACACCTCTCATTTGCAATCAGCTTGGTTCACTTGCATGCAACACCTCTAAAGTTTATATACCTTTCCGGAGCACTTTGTACTTTTTCTTCTGGTCTACTAG is a genomic window of Chanodichthys erythropterus isolate Z2021 chromosome 14, ASM2448905v1, whole genome shotgun sequence containing:
- the LOC137036044 gene encoding inactive all-trans-retinol 13,14-reductase-like gives rise to the protein MWWILLVLEWLVDWTRGTFWYLFGRRSGLCKETISPPGPLVDQKKKYKVLRKEFDEFEVPRNLDVIVIGSGIGGLTAAATLAKLGKKVLVLEQDKQAGGLCKTFTEKGFEFDCGFHYVGQLHENGFLKVVLDLITDGQVDFAEQGSHVDTVVIGKGTQCKEYTIYSGKKQMEAHLKKQFPSDTKAVEEFFKIMKICSKKIHLLCMLKMVPLWFARFILWSGIADLISPVFRYSRTSTTDMVKTFTSNQDLLTVFSQIFYGVPPKNSSLMIDALFLHHSKRGVYYPKGGASEIPYHIIQVLEKHGGRVLVNAPVSKILVDGKQSACGVAVKAGGKDVEIWAPVIISNAGMFTTFKKLLTPEIQANRKIQDYVHILKPGKGFFQVFAGFNATREELGISSTNMRLYKSNNMDEVMEEYFDSDKGDAPDRIPMMYLSFPSAKDPTSCTRFPGQSRMVIHTMVNPKWFGQWNNLSETESDEEYERYKMRFANHLFDWACVHFPKLKEKLVMLHAVSPINMHGLGATYGSMLSAEHSLERFVPLNIAKIRCNTPVKNLYLSGQDIFSGGYSGALHGGLLCASSVVDHCLYVDLLLQQKKLKRKAVKKLE